Within the Thermostichus lividus PCC 6715 genome, the region AAATTATGGCGCGATCGCAGCCCAATTTGCTGGACTTGGGAATTGCCGTTTCTGCCGGAGCCATCAGTGCCTATGCCATTGCCGAACCGCGAGTCTCAAATACCTTGGCCGGAACCGCGATCGCCGTAGCTCTCATGCCCCCCGTCTGTACCATTGGCCTAGGCTTAGCCCAACTCAACACCAGCCTGAGCGTTGGCGCAACCCTGTTGTACCTCACTAACCTCCTAGGCATTACCCTAGCCTGTATGGTGGTTTTTGTCATTGTTGGCTATATTCCTCTCCATCAAGGTCGGCGTGCACTGGCCATCGCCTTTGCCCTTACAGGATTGTTAGTCATTCCCTTGGCTGTGAGCTTTAGTCGGTTATTGCAACAGGTGCGCCTACAACAGCAGGTACGACAAGTGTTAGTCGGGGGAACCATTACCTTTCGCACCCTCGACCTTCTCAGTATGGACACAAGTTGGGTGAGCGATCCTCCCGTTATTCGCGTAAATGTACGTGCCCGTGAGCCAGTTACCCCCACCCAAGTTGCCTTGATGGAGGACTTTATCGAGCGGCGCATGAATCAACGATTTCGCTTAATTCTTCAAGTCTCCAATGTTGAAGAAATTCAAGCAGAGCCTTCCCAGCCCTAAAGACGTCAAGGAACGTCGCACCGCGAATCAACTTGACCTTTAGGATCATCAAGACGTTCCTCAATTAAGGAGTTCAGTGGCGATCGTTAGTAAGCCAAGTTTGAAAGCATTAGAGAGCGAATACTCCTCCACCTGCTACGCGAGGTGGCGGTGTCTTAATTAGAAGGATTTATTCAATCAGCAATGCTGACAAGTTGACTGGATGAAAGAGGCATCCTCCGCCTTTAGGCAGGGGGAGGATGTCAGAACCACAAAAAAGGGAACCCGATGATGAGTTCCCTGCATGCATTACGATTGAGCGAAGGAGTGTCTAGAAACTAAAGGTGGTTCGCACTGCCCCGACAACAATAGGATCGTTGTTGGAGTTACTATTGGGGTTAATAATGGCAATGATACCGGGAGTAATCGAGATATTCGGCATCACTGCAAACCGGTAGAATCCTTCTAAGTGGAACGAGTTGAACGCCGTACGACTCACTGGCGCTGCCGGTAAAGGCGCAGGCAAATTAGCGACGAAGGTGTTGCTCAGGCTAATCGTTTGCGGTGGCTGACCAAAGATAAAGCCCAACACATCCCCTTTATTCCATAGATCTGGAGAAGCAAGCGTAACCGCCCAGTTCAACACTTCAGCGCTGTTGGCACGAGTCGGATAGTCAAAGTTGTTTTGTACACCATTCACACTCGAATAGCCGACCCAACCAGCAATGTTAAACTTCTGAATCGGGCGATAGGTAAACTGGAACCCTAACGTGTCTGCTGTGCTGTTGGCAAAGCCAATACGGGTTGGGTTAGCTGCTGAGAAGTTCCCTGTGCTGCCGGTACCGCCAAAGGGATCAAGACCAAAAGAGCGCACATAGGTTAAGCCAAGAGCCACATTTTTGACCGGGCGCACATCCACTTGTGCCAGCGCGGCATAGGCACCATTAAAGAAACCGTTGGTATTCCCTACCGCGTTATTGAAACCTCCAGGATTGCGGGCATTGCGGAAAGGATTACCAGAGGTGGGGGCAAGATACCCCACGTTTAGGGTCACCCCAGTTCCCCGCTCTTTGTTTTGCACGACATCGTACTTAAAGGTAACCCCCGCTGCGGCCGCGGCATTTCCTGCGCGATAGATGGGGTTAAAGCGACCAAAGCGAGACAGCGCACCCGTATCGCCGGATTGCAGTAGCGGGTTAAAGGTGAATACGTTGTCGTTAAACTCACCCCCCACAAAGTCCAGCACCATGAAGCCACGAGTCGCTACAGGGAAGCTGTAAAACCCTTTTTGTAGGGTAAAGGCATTAGCTGAGGTGCCGTCATATCCTAACCGCCCCATGTTCGTGCCAGTCAAACCCGCATAGCTCACAATGTTTGCTGACTGCAAACGCAGGCGCAGGCGGTCTTTGCCGTAAAAGCTCGTATCAAAGTTAATACGGGTTCGTTGGTTAACAACAGGGTTGTCGTCAACGGTTAGCCCGGGGTTAATCAGTCCGGGGGCTACGGCACGGTCATTCGTCAGCACATCCGACACGTTGAAGATGACAGTGGCGCTCAGTTTGGTTATGGTGGCAAACTGAGTGGCTTCTAGGTTGGCAACCCGGCCTTCTAGGTTGGTGACCCGACCTTTCACGAGTGCCAGTTCGTTGGCAAATTCCTGCATCAGTTTTTGCAGGGTGGCGAGGTCTTCCTTCGTCGCAAAGCGATCGCTAATCACATCGAGGCAAGCATTCAGAGCAGCAGCCAGCTCATAGCGAGTCGCGGCGCGGTTCCCACGGAAGGTGCCGTCTGGATAGCCTGCAATACAGCCATATTTTTCAACCAAGGAGGCTAAGGCTTGGTAGGCCCAGTCGGTCGGGCGTACATCTGAAAGTTGGTTAACCGAGGTCACTTGGGGTAAGTTGCGCTGGATACCCAAGCTCCGCTCCTGTGGCTGGGATGCGGCGGGGGCAATAACTGGCCCAGATTCTAGTTCTGCTACCGAGGGCATGGGAGCCGCCGTACGCCGATTTTGGGCAATTAGCTCAGAGGTTGTGGGCAACGTTGTTAGGGGTTGCGCCCCAGGGGTGGGGACTTGAAACTCTGTGGCGCTGATAGTCGTCAAAGAACTATCGGCAGCGGTGGCTGCACTGGTGAGCGTTCCCAATACGAAAATCGGCGAGGCCAAGGCCAAGCCTAAAACAATACGAGACATACGTTTTACTCCCTTCACTCCTCAATGAACTTGACTTGGCCAGAGGACAAGCTCCCAACCAAGACAAAGTCTTAACTCCAGTCACCATCTATAGTACTAAGACATCAACGGGACTTATGCACGGTGCAGAGGTGGGTTCAATACGAACTTTTGATCTCTGCCCTAGCAAAACTCATTACCACGAGTGTAGCACTCCACCTTTAGACCATCAAGGTTTAGGTAGCTCTTCGATCGAGGTAATTCAGCGTGGTTCTAGAGTAACACCCAGCATAACTCTTTAGGAGCTATGAGATAGGGTACTTCTAGTCTGGTTTTACTGTACAAACATTGAGGTTATGTCAGGGTTAAGCACGGTTTAAGTTTTGCTGTTACTTTCTTTAAGCTGAGGGGGGTTTCTTTGTTTCGGAGGTGCTCCAGCTATTGCTGACGGACTGGCCAATGCCTTGTAAAATCCCCCGGCCAATCAGTCCTAGCCCGCGGCCAATGACTTGGGTCAGTAGGTAAATGACCCCTTTGCCCACCCAAGCGACCACAGCACGCACTGGTGGCGCAAGGGCATCCCGGGTTTCTAGGGCAAGGGTGAGGGCGTAGGGAATGCCTTCGAGTTGTAGCAGTTCCTGTTGCCGTGGGAGGGTGAGGGTAAATTCCTGAATGCCGCGATCGCTCAGGCGCAGCAGCACCAGCCGGCTTTCAAAGATGTTTTGGGGTTCTTTGACCCACCGCTGCCACCGGTAGTGCCAAGAGAGGGTGTTACGGAAGCGTTCCATTTCGCGGCTAGAAATGTACTGAGCACTAAAAAAGGTTTGCTGGATGGGTGCGCTGTAGCACAAGCGATTCAGCAAGGGGTAAACGATAGCATTAGCAAGGGTAAGCAGCCAATGATCCAGAAGGACATCAAGAATGTCCAAGGCCTCTGGAGTGCCGTAGCGGTAGGTGTGCTGATTGATATTGAGGGGATGCTGCCACAGCAGATGCGCCAGAAACTCCGGTACTAAGGGCAGCGGCGTGAGAAAGACATCTACTACAACATCGGCATCGGCTAATAAGGTGTCAATGAGATCGCGATCGCCCCCAAGATCTAGGTAACGGTAGGGGCTAAAAAATTCCCGTAGGCTCTGCTCCCACAGATCCCGTAGCAGGCGATCGCGCCGGTGCTGCAAAAAGTCTTGATTCGGGGATGTTGCTTGCAGCGTCCGCACGAACGCATCCCATTGCTGCACAACGGTATAGAGTAACTCCCGCCGTTGTGGCACCCTGAGCACATCCAGTTCGAGGGGGCGGCTGGTAAAGTTAAGCAAGTCTGACTTGGTTCGCTCTAGACAGCGGTCAACGAGTGTAGCTCGTAATTCCACCGTTGGCTGCGGCAGATTGAGGTGCACGGGCGGTGGTGGAGCGCTGGGCTGGGGTAAAAAGCGGGCAACTAACCAGCGAGCGGCACGAATTTCACGGTGTCGCCCTTCGCATATGAGGCGCTCAAGGGAACCAAGGCTAGCCTGGCCTAGGTGCTGATCCAGTGCTCTCAGCCATGTGTCCATTTCCATTAACCCCTCCTGTAGCAATTGGTACCGCCAGCGATTGAAGGGGTTAGGAAACAACGCTTTCAGCGGTGGGTCTGGGGGGGTCAGGGTATGGATGATCTCTCCTTGGGTAATGGCTACTATTCCTGCCACCAGTTCACTAAGGGCAATCTGGCGGGGGTAAATGCCTTCCACGCCAGCCTGTTGGGCGGGCTGCACCAATTCCAGAGCCGCTGGACGCACCGTCAGAATGACCCGTAGGTTTGGATAATGGCGTTTGATCCACTGCCATAGCCATGGTGTTACTGCATCATTCACGGTGGTTTGGGCATCGCATAGGAGTAACCACGGCTGGCGATCGCTCTCCAGAGGCGCTGTCCCAAGGTAGGTGATCAGATCATTGCCATTGGTAAACACCAAGGGTTCAACCCCAAGCTGCTGGCGAATTCCCACCGTCAGCCCTAGTCGCACCACCTCCTCCCCTTCCACAAGGAGCAGGCCAACGGAGGGGGGTGATGGTGTAGGAGTACTCGTCATAGTTGTCTTATAGCGGTGGTTAGCCCATGTTCCCAGAGCGACTATTGAGATATTGACTCACCAAGCGCGCCATGACAATAGCCGAGTACATCTGACCAAAAATCGCCTCTAGGTTGGCGATCGCCATCCCAAAGGGAGTCGTTGGTGTAATATCCCCATACCCTACACTCGTGAGGGTTGTAAAGCTAAAGTACAACAAACTAATTGACTTCTCTCCTCCTTGAAAGAGAGGAGATTCCCAAAGGATGCTACGCAACGGGCTGAAGCCGCGTTGCTTCGCTTTTCCCTTGAGCTGTCACCCACAACTTAATGCGGGTGGGGGCAGTCAAAGACCCCCTACCAACTCCGCTCAGACTCAATCCAAGCATCGTCGCTACTTTACGCAGGATGTTGGCAGCGCCATTACAATCCGCGTTGATGTACCAATTCTGAGCAGTCCTGAACAAGCCTCGCTTCGTCCGCTTCCCCGATGACTTCCAGCTATCAGGTTTTTCACCGAATGTCGGCAAAAAGTCACCATCCACAAACGATGCTTGAGAGGTATACGACTCCTCAGTTTCAACAAACTCTATCCCGTACTGCTCCGCTAACTGAGCAATCCGCTCTTTCAGTCTCGCAGTTGGGATCTGCACAAACTTCTGATTGGTCTTCTTGCCCAGGTTGGAACCGTCCTTTTGCCGCGGGTTCCAGCCAAATACAATCCGACCAATCCGGTTACGGGTGCAATGGTCAATTACAATCCTAGCCGCTTTGTTCACTGCATCACGTATCTGCCGATTGCGCTTCTCAGTGAGTTGTGCCAGTCGCTTTGACCAAAAGCCTTGAGGCTTACCTTCTTTCAGCTTGGCAATTTGCTTGTTGTACCAGCGGTTCAACGATTTCAGGTGCAGTCCATCCACAATGAAGCTGGTTCCCACATTGCTGACGCAGGTGAGCCAGTTGTTTAATCCCGAATCGATGCCCAGCACCCGCATCGGGTCTACATCAATCTGAACAGGTTTCAGACGATAGACAAACTCAGTGTAGAAACACCCATTGCGCGGCAGAATCCGCAGTTCCTTGATGTCCTCAAATTTGAGATTGGAGGGCATGGGGACAGTAAACGAATCAATCTGAAACCACACTTTCACTAACTGCCCCAGCGGAACCCGGATCATCCCATCAACCAACTTCAGCGCTTGTTTGGGATAGCTGACTACTGCCAACCCTCCCTTCTTGCGGTAATTTGGCATCTTGGGTTTCTCTGCCAGTTCTCCACCTTGCCACAGTTTCAACAATGCTCGGTAGGACTTAAACGACTCGTAGACCGAAATCAAGGTTTGCTGTGCAGCCTGGGAGTAAAGAGCTTGGAAGTGCTTACTGGTCTTGTATTCGTAACTCAGGCTATGCTTGCCAATCCACTGCCCGGTCTTAAAGTGCAGTTGACGAGCATAGTAGATGCCCTGATTGGTTAGCTTGTTTGCCTCAGAGCAGACAAATTCCATCACCCCCTTAAGTTCGTTATTGGGGTTGAGCAAAACTTGCTGACATCCAAACATGGTGAGTTTATGCAACAATTGTCTATAGCGTAGCACAGATAGACAAACCGGTGAACTATGGACTACCAGAAAAGCCGCAATGCATCGAATTAAGGGGCGAACTGCACGGTTCCTCAGACAGGAATTCCCTAATCCATTAATGAAACTGCCGTCCATGTGGACATCCAGTGACTTTGTCTCAACGGCTGGCAATGTTAGCAGCGAAACAATTCAGCGCTACATTGAAGCTCAGGGCAAGAGTAATTGACCTTACTAGGGGCTAAAGCCCCCTGAGTTGGCTGTATCTCCTCGCTAAAGCGGAGGGGTTTTAGCCCGCCCACATCACTCCTATAAACACAAATCCCCCCCCGAATCGAGTCACCAGTAATCACATTGGCTCTGAAAATTCTTCGTAAAATCAACACAACAGCCATGGCTGTGATTCCCAAATGAAACCCATTGAGCACTAGAGAGATACGCCGATAGTCGGCATCCAGCAGAACCAGAACCACTTCCACCAAGCCGACCGCAATGGTCATCATGAGAAAAAAAACTAACGTCCGTACCTGAACCTC harbors:
- a CDS encoding DUF389 domain-containing protein; the protein is MKERLTHWFHQVQAFRYTRRTDESLNFLVQQLYGESHINVPYLVLIVSSCAIATFGLLSNSAAVIIGAMVIAPLMLPIRGVALAALMGDIKMFREATLALAVGTFIAIGMSWLIGLAVGLEIYGSEIMARSQPNLLDLGIAVSAGAISAYAIAEPRVSNTLAGTAIAVALMPPVCTIGLGLAQLNTSLSVGATLLYLTNLLGITLACMVVFVIVGYIPLHQGRRALAIAFALTGLLVIPLAVSFSRLLQQVRLQQQVRQVLVGGTITFRTLDLLSMDTSWVSDPPVIRVNVRAREPVTPTQVALMEDFIERRMNQRFRLILQVSNVEEIQAEPSQP
- a CDS encoding iron uptake porin, yielding MSRIVLGLALASPIFVLGTLTSAATAADSSLTTISATEFQVPTPGAQPLTTLPTTSELIAQNRRTAAPMPSVAELESGPVIAPAASQPQERSLGIQRNLPQVTSVNQLSDVRPTDWAYQALASLVEKYGCIAGYPDGTFRGNRAATRYELAAALNACLDVISDRFATKEDLATLQKLMQEFANELALVKGRVTNLEGRVANLEATQFATITKLSATVIFNVSDVLTNDRAVAPGLINPGLTVDDNPVVNQRTRINFDTSFYGKDRLRLRLQSANIVSYAGLTGTNMGRLGYDGTSANAFTLQKGFYSFPVATRGFMVLDFVGGEFNDNVFTFNPLLQSGDTGALSRFGRFNPIYRAGNAAAAAGVTFKYDVVQNKERGTGVTLNVGYLAPTSGNPFRNARNPGGFNNAVGNTNGFFNGAYAALAQVDVRPVKNVALGLTYVRSFGLDPFGGTGSTGNFSAANPTRIGFANSTADTLGFQFTYRPIQKFNIAGWVGYSSVNGVQNNFDYPTRANSAEVLNWAVTLASPDLWNKGDVLGFIFGQPPQTISLSNTFVANLPAPLPAAPVSRTAFNSFHLEGFYRFAVMPNISITPGIIAIINPNSNSNNDPIVVGAVRTTFSF
- a CDS encoding DUF3685 domain-containing protein — translated: MTSTPTPSPPSVGLLLVEGEEVVRLGLTVGIRQQLGVEPLVFTNGNDLITYLGTAPLESDRQPWLLLCDAQTTVNDAVTPWLWQWIKRHYPNLRVILTVRPAALELVQPAQQAGVEGIYPRQIALSELVAGIVAITQGEIIHTLTPPDPPLKALFPNPFNRWRYQLLQEGLMEMDTWLRALDQHLGQASLGSLERLICEGRHREIRAARWLVARFLPQPSAPPPPVHLNLPQPTVELRATLVDRCLERTKSDLLNFTSRPLELDVLRVPQRRELLYTVVQQWDAFVRTLQATSPNQDFLQHRRDRLLRDLWEQSLREFFSPYRYLDLGGDRDLIDTLLADADVVVDVFLTPLPLVPEFLAHLLWQHPLNINQHTYRYGTPEALDILDVLLDHWLLTLANAIVYPLLNRLCYSAPIQQTFFSAQYISSREMERFRNTLSWHYRWQRWVKEPQNIFESRLVLLRLSDRGIQEFTLTLPRQQELLQLEGIPYALTLALETRDALAPPVRAVVAWVGKGVIYLLTQVIGRGLGLIGRGILQGIGQSVSNSWSTSETKKPPSA
- a CDS encoding RNA-guided endonuclease InsQ/TnpB family protein translates to MFGCQQVLLNPNNELKGVMEFVCSEANKLTNQGIYYARQLHFKTGQWIGKHSLSYEYKTSKHFQALYSQAAQQTLISVYESFKSYRALLKLWQGGELAEKPKMPNYRKKGGLAVVSYPKQALKLVDGMIRVPLGQLVKVWFQIDSFTVPMPSNLKFEDIKELRILPRNGCFYTEFVYRLKPVQIDVDPMRVLGIDSGLNNWLTCVSNVGTSFIVDGLHLKSLNRWYNKQIAKLKEGKPQGFWSKRLAQLTEKRNRQIRDAVNKAARIVIDHCTRNRIGRIVFGWNPRQKDGSNLGKKTNQKFVQIPTARLKERIAQLAEQYGIEFVETEESYTSQASFVDGDFLPTFGEKPDSWKSSGKRTKRGLFRTAQNWYINADCNGAANILRKVATMLGLSLSGVGRGSLTAPTRIKLWVTAQGKSEATRLQPVA